Proteins from a single region of Flavobacterium sp. K5-23:
- a CDS encoding glycogen/starch synthase has protein sequence MKDKRILYVSSEVVPYLAENEVSLMSYDVPKMVNDQGGQIRIFMPRYGNINERRHQLHEVIRLSGMNLVVNDLDMPLIIKVASIPKERIQVYFIDNDEYFKRKATFTDEDGVMYPDNDERAIFFAKGVVETVKKLNWVPDIIHVHGWMASMLPIYMKHYYKNEALFSDTKIITSVYSQSFDGTLDAGMINKVEMDGIPADAIEDLKTPDYENIIKASIKHSDAVIVASDSLSPSLTKFIESSGKPFLPFAPKDGFAEAYTNFYLNEVL, from the coding sequence ATGAAAGATAAGAGGATATTATACGTATCATCTGAGGTGGTGCCTTATCTGGCTGAAAATGAGGTTTCTTTAATGTCTTACGATGTTCCAAAGATGGTGAATGATCAAGGCGGACAGATTAGAATTTTTATGCCGAGATATGGGAATATAAATGAAAGAAGACACCAATTACATGAAGTAATCAGACTTTCAGGGATGAATTTGGTTGTTAATGATCTTGATATGCCATTGATAATTAAAGTGGCATCTATTCCTAAAGAAAGAATTCAGGTGTATTTTATTGATAACGATGAATACTTTAAAAGGAAAGCAACTTTTACAGATGAAGATGGAGTGATGTATCCAGATAATGATGAACGTGCTATTTTCTTTGCAAAAGGAGTTGTAGAAACGGTTAAGAAACTCAACTGGGTTCCTGATATTATTCATGTTCATGGATGGATGGCTTCAATGTTGCCTATTTATATGAAGCATTATTATAAAAATGAAGCTTTGTTTTCAGACACTAAAATTATTACTTCAGTTTACAGTCAGTCTTTTGACGGTACTTTAGATGCGGGTATGATTAATAAAGTTGAAATGGATGGAATTCCTGCGGATGCCATTGAGGATTTAAAAACTCCTGACTATGAGAATATTATAAAAGCTTCTATTAAGCATTCTGATGCTGTAATTGTTGCTTCAGATAGTTTGTCTCCAAGTTTAACAAAATTTATAGAATCTTCAGGGAAACCTTTTTTACCTTTCGCTCCGAAAGATGGATTCGCGGAAGCGTATACCAACTTTTATTTAAACGAGGTTCTGTAA
- the glmS gene encoding glutamine--fructose-6-phosphate transaminase (isomerizing) translates to MCGIVGYIGHREAYPIVIKGLKRLEYRGYDSAGVMLYDGKDLKVCKTKGKVVDLETKADKELKTNGTIGIGHTRWATHGVPNDVNSHPHTSNSGDLVIIHNGIIENYGPLKLELIKRGYVFHSDTDTEVLVNLIEEIQKNENIKLGHAVQLALNQVVGAYAIAVFDKKNPDEIVVARLGSPLAIGIGEGEYFIASDASPFIEYTSNAIYLEDGEMANIRLHKVLEVRKIKDDSLVDPYIQELQMNLEQIEKGGYEHFMLKEIYEQPSVIKDTYRGRLHANEGIIQMSGVEDNLEKFLNADRIIIIACGTSWHAGLVAEYIFEEFARIPVEVEYASEFRYRNPIINSRDVVIAISQSGETADTMAAIKLAKENGAFVFGVCNVVGSSISRESHAGAYTHAGPEIGVASTKAFTTQITVLTMIALRLAKAKGTLSQSDFHMYLQELELIPEKVKEALETNDKAKEIAAIFKDAPNCLYLGRGYNFPVALEGALKLKEISYIHAEGYPAAEMKHGPIALIDEHMPVVVIAPKQGHYDKVVSNIQEIKSRSGRIIAVVTKGDTQVRDLADYVIEIPETSDALSPLITTIPLQLLSYHIAVMRGCNVDQPRNLAKSVTVE, encoded by the coding sequence ATGTGTGGAATTGTAGGATATATAGGCCATAGAGAAGCTTATCCAATTGTTATTAAGGGTTTGAAAAGACTTGAATATAGAGGTTATGATAGTGCTGGTGTTATGTTGTATGATGGTAAAGATCTAAAAGTTTGTAAGACTAAAGGAAAGGTTGTAGATCTTGAAACTAAAGCTGATAAAGAATTAAAAACAAATGGAACTATAGGAATAGGTCACACTCGATGGGCGACACATGGTGTGCCTAATGACGTGAATTCTCATCCTCATACTTCTAATTCAGGTGATTTAGTAATAATTCATAACGGAATTATTGAAAATTACGGTCCTTTGAAGTTGGAATTAATCAAAAGAGGGTATGTTTTCCATTCGGATACAGACACTGAAGTTTTGGTTAATCTTATTGAAGAAATTCAAAAAAACGAAAACATTAAATTAGGTCATGCGGTTCAATTGGCATTAAATCAAGTTGTAGGTGCTTATGCAATTGCAGTATTTGATAAAAAAAATCCAGATGAAATTGTTGTAGCTCGTTTAGGAAGTCCTTTAGCAATAGGAATAGGAGAAGGAGAGTATTTTATTGCTTCTGATGCTTCACCTTTTATCGAATACACATCTAACGCTATTTATTTAGAAGATGGTGAAATGGCTAATATCAGACTTCATAAAGTTTTGGAAGTTAGAAAAATTAAAGATGATTCATTAGTTGATCCTTATATTCAAGAACTTCAAATGAATTTGGAGCAAATTGAGAAGGGAGGCTATGAGCATTTTATGTTAAAAGAGATATATGAGCAGCCAAGTGTAATAAAAGATACTTATAGAGGGAGATTACATGCAAATGAAGGAATAATTCAAATGTCTGGGGTTGAGGATAATTTAGAAAAATTCTTAAACGCTGACAGGATTATTATTATTGCTTGTGGAACTTCTTGGCATGCTGGTTTAGTAGCCGAATATATTTTTGAAGAGTTTGCTCGCATCCCAGTAGAGGTTGAGTATGCTTCTGAATTTAGATATAGAAATCCAATTATAAACAGTCGTGATGTAGTTATCGCTATTTCTCAATCAGGAGAGACAGCTGATACTATGGCTGCAATTAAATTGGCAAAAGAAAATGGTGCTTTTGTTTTTGGTGTTTGTAACGTTGTGGGTTCTTCTATTTCTAGGGAAAGTCATGCTGGAGCTTATACGCATGCAGGACCTGAAATAGGTGTAGCATCTACAAAAGCTTTTACCACTCAAATTACTGTTTTGACTATGATAGCTTTGCGTTTAGCAAAAGCTAAAGGGACTTTATCGCAATCAGATTTTCATATGTATTTACAGGAGTTGGAATTAATTCCAGAGAAAGTTAAAGAAGCATTGGAAACTAATGATAAAGCTAAAGAAATAGCGGCTATTTTTAAAGACGCGCCTAACTGTCTGTATTTGGGGAGAGGTTATAACTTCCCGGTAGCTTTAGAAGGAGCGTTGAAGCTTAAAGAGATTTCATATATACATGCTGAGGGTTATCCTGCTGCTGAAATGAAACACGGACCTATTGCTCTTATAGACGAGCATATGCCTGTGGTTGTTATTGCTCCTAAGCAAGGACATTATGATAAAGTTGTGAGTAACATACAGGAAATCAAATCCAGAAGCGGAAGAATTATAGCTGTAGTTACTAAAGGAGATACGCAAGTACGTGATTTAGCGGATTATGTGATTGAGATTCCTGAAACTTCAGATGCTCTATCTCCATTAATTACAACAATTCCATTGCAACTATTGTCTTATCATATTGCTGTTATGAGAGGTTGTAATGTGGATCAACCCCGTAATTTAGCTAAGTCTGTTACTGTAGAGTAA
- a CDS encoding DUF4270 domain-containing protein — protein sequence MYNNSSVKKILLLASVVLLCSCDKDYNTIGDGLIGGENFGFDKYTSEVVAYNQKITPVQSNDLPINALGIYDDPAFGKTTANFATQVSLETLSPTIGTNPVIESVVLTIPYFVDATQTVVLADGNRTYVLDSIYGSSSAKLKLGVYESGYFMRDQDPLTGFVEKQKFFTDQNAAFDNAKVGNRLNDDIAKSQNDEFFFDAAEYRETTTVDGVTKTTATVPGMRLSLNKSFFASKILNAPAAKLSSLDVFKDYFRGLYFKVENSGTSAGNLSMLNFKAGKITIKYKEDTSTTDNTKVEKTIVLKLEGNTVSLLTQSNSNVSYENATNTANINRTSGDKKLFLKGGEGSMAILELFGPDADNNGVADELELIKNKGWLINEANLVFHIDANTMANSFEPQRIYLYDLNNNRPVIDYDYDGTSGAAKHNVKTLHGGIITKSTAANGRGLTYKIRITNQVRNLIKKDSTNVKLGLVVTEDIGIITSNYLNTSNSYISRVPKASVMNPLGTVLFGNNILTNDPDYAKRLKLEIIYTKLN from the coding sequence ATGTACAATAATTCTTCTGTTAAGAAAATTCTTTTATTAGCAAGTGTCGTTCTTTTATGTTCTTGTGATAAAGATTATAATACCATAGGTGATGGTTTAATAGGTGGTGAAAACTTTGGTTTTGATAAGTATACTTCCGAAGTCGTTGCCTATAATCAAAAAATAACCCCTGTACAGTCTAATGATTTGCCAATAAATGCTTTAGGTATTTATGACGATCCTGCTTTTGGAAAAACTACCGCTAATTTTGCTACTCAAGTATCTTTGGAAACATTGAGCCCAACTATTGGTACTAACCCTGTTATTGAAAGTGTTGTTTTGACAATTCCTTATTTTGTAGATGCTACTCAAACAGTAGTATTAGCTGATGGAAATAGAACCTATGTGTTAGATTCAATTTACGGGTCTAGTAGTGCAAAGTTGAAATTAGGTGTTTATGAGTCTGGTTATTTTATGAGAGATCAGGATCCTTTAACTGGATTTGTTGAAAAGCAGAAATTCTTTACGGATCAAAACGCAGCTTTTGATAATGCTAAAGTTGGTAACAGATTAAACGATGATATTGCTAAATCCCAGAATGACGAGTTTTTCTTTGATGCAGCAGAATACCGTGAAACTACAACCGTTGATGGCGTTACTAAAACGACAGCTACTGTGCCTGGAATGCGATTAAGTTTAAATAAGAGCTTTTTTGCTTCAAAAATTTTAAATGCCCCTGCCGCTAAATTATCTTCACTTGATGTTTTTAAAGATTATTTTAGAGGGTTGTATTTTAAAGTTGAAAATTCAGGAACTAGTGCAGGAAATTTATCTATGCTGAATTTTAAAGCGGGTAAAATTACCATTAAATATAAAGAAGATACCTCTACTACTGATAATACAAAAGTAGAAAAAACTATAGTTCTTAAACTTGAAGGGAATACAGTAAGTCTTTTAACTCAAAGTAATAGCAATGTTTCTTATGAGAATGCAACAAACACAGCTAATATCAATAGAACTAGTGGTGATAAGAAATTATTTCTAAAGGGTGGAGAAGGTTCAATGGCAATCTTGGAATTATTTGGACCTGATGCTGACAACAATGGTGTTGCTGATGAATTAGAATTAATTAAGAATAAAGGATGGTTGATAAATGAAGCAAATCTTGTTTTTCATATTGATGCTAACACTATGGCAAACAGTTTTGAGCCACAAAGAATCTATCTATATGATCTAAATAATAATAGACCAGTTATAGATTATGATTATGATGGTACTTCAGGTGCTGCTAAACATAATGTTAAAACATTACACGGTGGAATAATTACTAAATCAACAGCGGCTAACGGTAGAGGTTTGACTTATAAGATCAGAATTACGAATCAAGTACGTAATCTTATTAAAAAAGATTCTACAAATGTAAAATTAGGTCTTGTTGTAACTGAAGATATTGGTATTATTACTTCTAATTATTTGAACACTTCAAATTCTTATATTTCTAGAGTGCCAAAAGCATCTGTAATGAATCCCTTAGGGACTGTTTTATTTGGAAATAATATACTTACAAATGATCCAGATTATGCTAAGAGATTAAAACTTGAAATTATTTATACAAAACTTAATTAA
- a CDS encoding alpha/beta hydrolase, translated as MKQITLLFFFCISVFSQKNTETFDSYKLGEKREISIALPASYNQNQTKKYPLLFLLDGEYLFDPFNGALTYGAYWDDLPEMIIVSVNQNKNGERYSDSSFDTATGLPVKKGAMFFEFVAGELIPYIEKKYRVAPFRIIAGHDTTAGFLNFFLYKDVPLFNAFISLSPELATQMETRIPEKLANLKQPVFYYLSSGDSDIPQLLEPIKNLDGNIKAVENPYLNFKYDSFKDATHYSLVLFSIPSALYQIFGTYKPISSTEYSDKIVVLQSGYADYLINRYDDLFKKTGLRIPVRINDFKAIEAAILKNNAFNDFDKLAEIANKYYPKSMLGDYYLGLMYEKNGDAKRAMKKFQSASQAEEIGGLTKDMMYEKYDEMKSLTQKK; from the coding sequence ATGAAACAGATAACCCTTTTATTTTTCTTTTGCATTTCAGTATTTTCACAAAAAAACACAGAAACATTCGACTCTTATAAATTAGGTGAAAAAAGAGAAATATCAATAGCGCTACCCGCTTCCTATAACCAAAACCAGACTAAGAAATACCCCTTACTTTTTTTATTAGACGGCGAATATTTATTCGATCCTTTTAATGGAGCTTTAACTTATGGTGCCTATTGGGATGATTTACCTGAAATGATTATTGTAAGTGTAAATCAAAATAAAAACGGGGAGCGATATTCTGATAGTAGTTTCGACACCGCAACTGGCTTGCCCGTTAAAAAAGGGGCAATGTTTTTTGAGTTTGTTGCAGGCGAATTGATTCCTTATATCGAAAAAAAATACCGCGTTGCCCCTTTCCGAATTATTGCTGGACACGATACTACTGCTGGTTTTTTAAATTTTTTCCTTTATAAAGACGTCCCTTTATTTAATGCTTTTATTTCGTTAAGCCCTGAACTTGCCACACAAATGGAAACTAGAATTCCGGAAAAATTAGCTAATTTAAAACAACCCGTTTTCTATTACCTTTCTTCAGGCGATAGTGACATACCTCAACTTCTTGAACCCATAAAAAACCTGGATGGAAACATAAAGGCAGTAGAAAATCCTTATTTAAACTTTAAATATGATTCCTTTAAAGATGCAACACACTATTCTTTAGTCCTTTTTTCAATTCCAAGTGCTCTGTATCAAATTTTCGGAACTTACAAACCTATTTCTTCAACTGAATATTCAGATAAAATTGTTGTTCTTCAAAGTGGATATGCTGATTATCTGATTAACAGATATGACGACTTATTTAAAAAAACAGGTTTAAGAATCCCGGTACGAATCAATGATTTTAAAGCTATAGAAGCTGCAATTCTAAAAAATAATGCATTTAACGATTTCGATAAATTAGCTGAAATCGCCAACAAATACTATCCAAAATCGATGCTTGGCGATTATTATTTAGGCTTGATGTATGAAAAAAACGGAGATGCAAAAAGAGCAATGAAAAAATTCCAAAGCGCGTCTCAAGCTGAAGAAATTGGAGGTTTAACCAAGGATATGATGTATGAGAAATACGACGAAATGAAAAGCTTAACACAGAAAAAATAA
- the radA gene encoding DNA repair protein RadA, with translation MSKIKTSFFCQNCGTQYAKWQGQCNSCKEWNTIAEEIIQKQEKSAWKTESPTQGKSPKPLRINEIDSAQEIRMNTTDGELNRVLGGGIVPGSLILLGGEPGIGKSTLLLQISLKLPYKTLYVSGEESQKQIKMRAERITPNGDNCYILTETKTQNIFKQIEAIQPEIVIIDSIQTLHTDYIDSTPGSISQIRETTAELIKFAKETNIPVILIGHITKDGNIAGPKILEHMVDTVLQFEGDRNHVYRILRSLKNRFGSTAEIGIYEMLGNGLREVSNPSEILISHKDEQLSGTAIATTIEGMRPLMLEIQALVSTAVYGTPQRSTTGYNAKRLNMILAVLEKRAGFRLGAKDVFLNITGGISVDDPAIDLAVVAAILSSNEDIPVNKDFCFAGEVGLSGEIRPVNRVDQRIQEAEKLGFSTIFVSKYNKITLKNTGIKIQLVAKIEDVASMLFE, from the coding sequence ATGTCAAAAATTAAAACTTCCTTCTTTTGCCAGAATTGCGGCACCCAATATGCCAAATGGCAAGGTCAATGCAATTCCTGTAAAGAATGGAATACCATTGCTGAGGAAATCATCCAAAAACAGGAAAAATCAGCTTGGAAAACAGAATCACCCACACAAGGTAAATCACCAAAACCGTTAAGAATTAACGAAATTGATTCGGCTCAAGAAATCCGAATGAACACCACTGATGGCGAGCTTAATCGCGTACTTGGTGGCGGAATAGTTCCTGGCTCTTTAATTCTTTTAGGTGGAGAACCCGGGATTGGGAAAAGCACATTGTTACTCCAAATTTCGCTCAAACTACCATACAAAACATTATACGTATCAGGAGAGGAAAGTCAAAAGCAGATTAAAATGCGTGCGGAAAGAATCACCCCAAATGGGGATAATTGCTATATCCTTACTGAAACAAAAACACAAAATATTTTCAAACAAATTGAAGCTATCCAACCCGAGATTGTAATCATAGATTCGATTCAAACACTTCATACTGATTATATAGATTCTACACCCGGAAGTATTTCTCAAATACGTGAAACTACGGCTGAGCTTATAAAATTTGCTAAGGAAACTAATATTCCCGTGATTCTTATAGGTCACATAACAAAAGATGGAAACATCGCAGGGCCAAAAATATTGGAGCACATGGTAGACACCGTTTTGCAATTTGAAGGGGATAGAAACCATGTCTATCGCATTCTGCGTTCCTTAAAAAACCGATTTGGTTCCACAGCCGAAATAGGAATTTATGAAATGCTGGGCAACGGTTTAAGAGAAGTATCTAATCCTTCTGAGATCTTAATTTCACATAAAGACGAACAACTTTCAGGGACTGCCATTGCCACTACCATAGAAGGGATGCGCCCACTGATGCTTGAAATACAAGCTTTAGTAAGCACCGCAGTTTACGGTACACCACAGCGTAGTACTACAGGATATAATGCCAAAAGATTAAATATGATATTAGCCGTATTAGAAAAACGTGCCGGCTTCCGATTAGGAGCCAAAGATGTTTTCCTGAACATTACCGGAGGAATATCTGTAGATGATCCAGCCATTGATTTAGCAGTAGTAGCAGCTATATTATCATCTAATGAGGACATCCCCGTTAATAAAGATTTTTGTTTTGCGGGAGAAGTTGGTTTATCAGGTGAAATCAGGCCGGTGAACAGAGTAGATCAACGCATCCAGGAAGCTGAAAAACTGGGGTTTTCTACCATTTTCGTTTCGAAATACAATAAAATTACACTTAAAAATACCGGAATTAAAATTCAACTTGTTGCTAAAATTGAAGATGTGGCAAGTATGTTATTTGAATAA
- the panD gene encoding aspartate 1-decarboxylase, translated as MQIQVLKSKIHRVKVTGADLNYIGSITIDETLLEASNIIEGEKVSIVNINNGERFDTYAIKGEKNSGEITLNGPAARRVQKDDIIIIISYATLEFEEAKTFKPWIIFPNEKDNTLT; from the coding sequence ATGCAAATTCAAGTTTTAAAATCCAAAATTCACCGTGTAAAAGTAACTGGAGCCGATTTAAATTATATCGGAAGTATTACTATTGACGAAACCTTACTCGAAGCTTCTAACATTATTGAAGGCGAAAAAGTATCTATTGTTAACATCAACAATGGAGAACGCTTTGACACCTACGCCATAAAAGGAGAGAAAAATTCTGGAGAAATCACCCTTAACGGACCTGCAGCCAGAAGAGTTCAAAAAGATGACATTATAATTATCATCTCTTATGCAACTTTGGAATTTGAGGAAGCAAAAACTTTCAAGCCTTGGATTATATTCCCGAACGAGAAAGACAACACCCTGACTTAA
- the panC gene encoding pantoate--beta-alanine ligase, which produces MFALNFNKTVMHIFYEKVALIDHLKSIGTTNFKIGFVPTMGALHQGHLSLMQKSLLENDSTVVSIFVNPTQFNNKEDLDKYPRTLEDDIRKISTLSDQIILFAPTVDDIYEGSILSHPFDFDGLENQMEGKFRPGHFDGVGTIVKRLFEIVTPTNAYFGEKDFQQLQIVKKMVSKSSLKVNVIGCPIYRESNQLAMSSRNERLTANEREEAAVIYKTLALAKEKFETNSAKEVSEWVIKTFEKNEHFTLEYFQIADEATLLPCVRKTQNKKYRAFIAVFINNIRLIDTISLN; this is translated from the coding sequence ATGTTTGCACTTAATTTTAATAAAACAGTCATGCATATTTTCTATGAAAAAGTAGCTTTAATAGATCATTTAAAATCTATCGGAACCACTAATTTCAAAATCGGATTTGTCCCAACTATGGGCGCTTTGCACCAAGGACACCTGTCACTGATGCAAAAATCATTGTTAGAAAATGACAGTACTGTTGTAAGTATTTTTGTAAACCCTACCCAATTCAACAACAAGGAGGATCTTGATAAATACCCCCGAACCTTAGAAGATGATATCAGAAAAATCTCAACCTTAAGCGATCAAATTATTTTATTTGCACCAACAGTTGATGACATTTATGAAGGAAGCATACTATCACATCCATTTGATTTTGACGGATTGGAAAACCAAATGGAAGGAAAATTCAGACCAGGCCATTTTGACGGTGTGGGAACTATAGTAAAACGCTTGTTCGAAATTGTCACTCCCACAAACGCTTATTTTGGCGAAAAGGATTTTCAACAATTACAAATTGTCAAGAAAATGGTTTCTAAAAGTTCTCTAAAAGTCAATGTTATTGGTTGTCCTATATATCGGGAATCCAACCAACTGGCGATGAGTTCCAGGAACGAACGCTTAACTGCAAACGAAAGAGAAGAGGCTGCTGTGATCTATAAAACTTTGGCTTTAGCCAAAGAAAAATTTGAAACAAATAGCGCCAAAGAAGTATCGGAATGGGTTATTAAAACGTTTGAAAAAAACGAACATTTTACCTTAGAATATTTTCAAATTGCCGATGAAGCAACGCTATTGCCTTGTGTCAGAAAAACCCAAAATAAAAAATACCGCGCATTTATTGCCGTATTTATCAATAATATTAGATTGATAGATACAATTTCATTAAATTAA
- a CDS encoding transglycosylase domain-containing protein has product MRTRKQKTIIALKIIAVFIVLLISVFFLFRDAILKEAIAKTAKRIERDYNSILTVKEASFVGFSGFQLKEIILAPKNADTLFKIQNLKSSINVYKLLTGDIQLGTLEIKNGLIQLIKKGDIKNFDAFLNKDNKESLINERRDYAKFAYRIISKALNLVPTDMRLENLTFKLDDNGKKATIAIQKLVLKNKELETDINIQTNTFTQRWKIKGLADPRNEKADLRFFNIDTGAIKVPYFDERYNLSSSFDSIRLNIQNIDRSGGELHIDGFTSITNLRINHSKIANKDVLIKNARFDYRFLLGSDFISIDSSSTVQFNKIKFHPYVSYDTESDTVYKLKVAIPKMKAQDFISSLPDGLFTNFQGMEAEGSFEYKLDFKFNKNNANDLVFNSNLKKEKLKITKYGEANLNKLNGEFMYRAIIKNVLQRPVFIGASNPNFTPLDQISPYLRKCVLTTEDPSFFSHNGFISEAFKQSIIKNIKTKKFSRGASTISMQLVKNAFLTREKTLSRKLEEILLVYILENNRITSKERMLEVYFNIIEWGPNVYGIGEASQFYFQKRPLDLTLNECLYLARIIPSPRKFMHQFNDQGSLKDFATKQESFLINIMIRRGLLAIDDTIYKSQKLTISGPAKSLIRVRVQDTTAVDSLKVDKEYEF; this is encoded by the coding sequence ATGAGAACCAGAAAACAAAAAACAATAATAGCATTAAAAATAATTGCAGTTTTCATAGTTCTACTAATTAGTGTGTTTTTCTTGTTTAGGGACGCCATCTTAAAAGAGGCAATTGCAAAAACAGCTAAAAGGATCGAAAGAGACTATAACAGCATTTTAACCGTGAAAGAAGCGAGTTTTGTTGGGTTTTCAGGCTTCCAATTGAAAGAAATAATATTAGCCCCTAAAAACGCCGACACTCTTTTTAAAATTCAAAACTTAAAAAGCAGCATAAATGTCTATAAACTACTAACGGGAGACATTCAACTGGGAACTTTAGAAATTAAAAATGGTCTTATCCAACTTATAAAAAAAGGGGATATTAAAAATTTTGACGCCTTTTTGAACAAAGACAACAAAGAGTCTCTGATTAACGAAAGAAGAGATTATGCCAAGTTTGCTTATCGAATTATTTCCAAAGCGCTAAATCTAGTGCCAACAGATATGCGACTTGAAAACCTAACTTTCAAACTGGATGATAATGGTAAGAAAGCGACTATAGCCATCCAAAAATTAGTGTTGAAAAACAAAGAATTGGAAACCGACATTAACATTCAAACCAACACTTTTACACAGCGATGGAAAATTAAAGGACTCGCAGATCCAAGAAATGAAAAAGCAGACCTCCGATTCTTTAATATTGATACAGGCGCTATCAAGGTTCCTTATTTTGACGAACGCTATAATTTAAGCTCTAGTTTTGACTCCATAAGACTGAACATCCAAAACATTGATCGCAGCGGAGGAGAACTACATATTGACGGTTTTACGTCTATAACCAACCTAAGAATAAACCATTCGAAAATAGCCAACAAGGATGTCCTTATAAAAAATGCTAGATTTGACTATCGCTTCCTATTAGGCTCTGATTTTATTTCGATTGACAGTAGTTCGACCGTACAATTCAACAAAATAAAATTTCATCCTTATGTTTCTTACGATACAGAATCGGATACGGTCTACAAACTAAAAGTGGCTATCCCGAAAATGAAAGCGCAAGATTTCATTTCCTCTCTCCCTGACGGTTTATTTACCAATTTTCAAGGAATGGAAGCAGAAGGCAGTTTTGAATATAAATTAGATTTCAAGTTCAACAAAAACAACGCAAACGACCTGGTTTTCAACAGCAACTTGAAAAAAGAAAAATTAAAAATCACAAAATACGGCGAGGCTAATCTAAATAAACTCAACGGTGAATTCATGTATAGAGCCATAATTAAAAATGTGTTGCAACGCCCAGTATTTATAGGTGCTTCCAACCCAAATTTCACTCCGTTAGATCAAATTTCTCCCTACTTAAGAAAATGTGTCTTGACCACAGAGGACCCTTCTTTCTTTTCCCATAATGGTTTTATTAGTGAAGCATTCAAGCAATCCATTATTAAAAATATAAAAACTAAAAAATTCTCCCGCGGAGCCAGTACCATTAGTATGCAACTAGTTAAAAACGCATTTCTTACCCGCGAGAAAACACTCTCTAGAAAACTAGAAGAAATACTATTGGTTTACATTTTGGAAAATAATCGAATAACTAGCAAAGAGCGTATGCTTGAGGTGTATTTCAACATTATTGAATGGGGGCCTAATGTATATGGAATTGGAGAAGCGAGTCAATTCTATTTTCAGAAACGCCCACTAGATTTAACATTAAATGAATGTTTATATCTCGCTCGAATAATTCCCAGTCCAAGAAAATTTATGCATCAATTTAATGATCAGGGAAGTTTAAAAGATTTCGCCACAAAACAAGAATCTTTCTTGATAAACATTATGATTCGCAGGGGACTATTAGCCATTGATGATACCATTTACAAATCTCAAAAATTAACAATCTCAGGACCTGCCAAATCCCTAATCAGAGTAAGAGTTCAGGACACAACAGCTGTTGATTCTTTGAAAGTCGATAAGGAATATGAATTTTAG